In Theileria equi strain WA chromosome 4 map unlocalized gcontig_1105316255033, whole genome shotgun sequence, the following are encoded in one genomic region:
- a CDS encoding RNA 3' terminal phosphate cyclase, putative (encoded by transcript BEWA_015970A), with protein sequence MGRMVNEDNNGQDFDEKSHDSIQRDYLRISAVLSIISHSKLSLQLEEPITPYEESLLKILTGITVGGKTVLDTHSISITPGKLVGGNFSFKCSNLMPLSYYLEPLVYLVPLSSEHTSVKLELPREGEGNEEFYKQFSTLEAFCSASTLILRTIGCEDASFRYKEPYEVIFECSPIRKIEPLDLSKEGKTKRIRGTVQVRALQPSLGKSAIIGAKKILSAVCDNVWVALASPPGKSEPSITISLIAEGTNSIHTADSTVYAKELEVKEKANNSSKYLANSSLSKILEIAGRKEKAKEDTPAQDDSEYGDSSVPIHEKCERIGTICAERLCTEISFGGYFDTTHQHIPLVFMSLSGDHRVSRLRISKLTRYTIMLLRQLKEYFRVTFKFDELEDGLIAKCVGINYNNLNMKTF encoded by the coding sequence ATGGGTAGGATGGTGAATGAAGACAACAATGGTCAAGATTTTGACGAAAAATCACACGATTCCATACAAAGGGACTATCTCCGTATTTCTGCAGTGCTAAGTATTATATCTCACTCAAAGTTATCGCTACAACTAGAAGAACCAATAACTCCTTACGAGGAATCTCTTCTCAAGATCTTGACTGGAATAACTGTAGGTGGAAAGACAGTTTTGGATACTCATTCTATAAGTATTACACCTGGAAAGCTCGTAGGTGGCAATTTTAGCTTCAAATGTTCGAATTTGATGCCCCTATCATATTATTTGGAACCACTTGTTTACCTAGTTCCGCTTTCTTCCGAGCATACTTCGGTGAAATTAGAATTGCCAAGGGAGGGGGAGGGAAATGAAGAGTTTTACAAGCAATTTTCTACTCTCGAGGCGTTTTGTAGCGCTAGTACTCTTATCCTTCGCACAATAGGCTGTGAAGATGCATCATTCCGCTACAAGGAACCGTACGAAGTCATTTTTGAGTGTTCTCCAATACGTAAGATTGAACCTCTAGATTTGTCTAAAGAAGGCAAAACTAAAAGAATAAGAGGAACTGTGCAAGTTAGAGCTTTGCAACCCTCGCTTGGAAAGTCTGCGATTATCGGAGCAAAAAAAATACTGAGTGCAGTATGTGATAATGTTTGGGTTGCACTCGCCTCACCACCCGGAAAATCTGAGCCTTCAATTACCATTTCCTTGATAGCTGAAGGTACAAACAGTATACACACCGCAGATTCTACCGTATACGCAAAAGAGTTGGAAGTCAAAGAAAAGGCTAATAACTCATCAAAGTATCTGGCAAACTCAAGCCTTTCAAAAATATTAGAAATCGCAGGTAGAAAAGAAAAGGCTAAAGAAGATACTCCTGCTCAGGATGATTCAGAGTATGGAGATTCTTCTGTTCCTATACATGAAAAATGTGAGAGAATAGGCACAATTTGTGCCGAACGACTCTGCACGGAAATAAGCTTTGgtggatattttgataCAACTCACCAGCATATCCCTTTGGTTTTCATGTCTTTATCTGGCGACCATCGTGTTAGTCGGTTGAGAATTTCAAAACTTACCAGATACACGATCATGTTGTTGAGGCAACTTAAGGAGTATTTCCGGGTAACATTCAAATTTGACGAACTTGAAGATGGACTAATTGCAAAATGCGTTGGCATAAACTATAACAATCTCAACATGAAGACCTTTTAG
- a CDS encoding hypothetical protein (encoded by transcript BEWA_015980A), translated as MGQKRRTNVSRDKDGIKVCDGTPKSPSEVLEPVVYSINSTPEYSQEDKRGSLLIRYLNTVLLKERLLHAETVGYMGNGNKRVYLCKFSENIQNVYGKSCHIYHSYFKASKSKLIGDVFNNEFDSPGNNGLGSIGRNGDFRCQSDSTNSIKSTPANISVDYAHYKKLVNRLTSSENGQSIENQENDSNSYIHDFRYHERINKNYRWLDQDVANYVNTITNPVPPRLWQCLYNKTKKQIFRVCKFLHINLHVAFNSVSLFSSIFCNVTCKTDKQVKSLLNYIFGRVPKDATFMNSLRRNYTKNITDENIAIVASYTSNDIQPSYLCMLYLTAAFCIIISLYQHNTNVRFDLICILYFITFLDTIVCNEESLTKGIKDVRCNFSTGRNICNIASKKDFNGNNSAEEMKYSALDDIYHAESLPCVLTPEEKNELLKRKDAIDDDNFVKSTIYFYTNLIQHKFGVIISELRKGRLLKILDQNLIGSQSSLSHFFLLSAGIGISINRIFRRTDKKPNIPILLLHLLSTSVFLEYTIGNTLFANNSWYTGNRDENDQEQILTITSENHNYTSIEIRNSPESIKAALVLRFCIDVFYFTRSFTDNKFTLSENTIVPDVSNTPNNPDDREILEIMHMYCNTLTNESLLYVRNNYAMIYFIMLQLDWTSHKSGLYAEEDYIRHNELFSTYERYVFTKYGQTLGKILECNSGNKYGKFQLASDELSLMKKFEKHEEFYKKVAISLFSGEEECIDMFKIFFEESLWTDGEMRMDDCCHLEEKSLLHSIHDSISTKLLLRTTYLSYMSILKGNDHEDRYMFSNEVTEIYYPDIRMKYAWNPYDAIYSIEAINTLKELIFRSKLSLLETWNR; from the coding sequence ATGGGACAGAAACGCAGGACGAATGTGTCCAGagataaagatggaatTAAGGTCTGTGATGGGACTCCGAAATCTCCCTCGGAAGTCCTTGAACCCGTGGTATATTCTATCAATAGCACGCCAGAATATTCACAAGAAGATAAACGTGGCTCTCTCTTAATAAGGTACCTAAACACGGTACTTTTAAAGGAGCGTCTATTGCATGCAGAAACCGTAGGTTACATGggaaatggaaataaaagggTCTATCTTTGTAAATTCTCAGAGAATATTCAAAATGTATATGGAAAATCCTGTCATATTTACCATTCATACTTTAAAGCGTCTAAAAGTAAGCTAATCGGAGATGTGTTTAATAACGAATTTGATTCTCCAGGAAATAATGGTCTTGGGAGCATTGGTAGAAATGGAGATTTTAGATGCCAAAGTGACAGTACAAACTCTATAAAGAGTACACCTGCGAATATCAGTGTAGATTATGCACATTATAAAAAGTTGGTAAACAGACTTACATCAAGTGAAAATGGACAATCTATTGAAAATCAGGAAAATGATTCTAATAGCTATATCCATGATTTTAGATATCATGAGAGGATAAATAAGAATTACAGATGGCTGGATCAGGATGTTGCAAACTATGTTAATACGATAACTAATCCTGTGCCACCCCGTTTGTGGCAATGTCTTTACAATAAGACAAAGAAACAAATATTTAGAGTATGCAAATTTTTACACATTAACCTGCATGTTGCCTTCAATTCAGTAagtttattttcatcaatattttgtaatgtGACCTGTAAAACTGACAAACAGGTAAAGTCTCTTTTGAACTATATTTTTGGACGAGTTCCCAAGGATGCCACTTTTATGAATTCACTAAGAAGAAATTACACTAAAAATATAACTGATGAGAATATTGCCATAGTTGCCTCTTATACTTCCAATGATATACAGCCATCATACCTATGCATGCTTTATCTTACGGCTGCATTCTGTATCATTATTTCCCTTTATCAGCATAACACCAATGTTAGGTTTGATTTGATATGCATCCTCTATTTTATAACTTTCTTGGACACCATAGTTTGTAACGAAGAATCGCTAACAAAAGGTATTAAAGACGTAAGATGCAATTTTTCAACTGGAAGAAATATATGTAATATCGCTTCAAAGAAAGATTTTAACGGAAATAATAGTGCAGAAGAAATGAAATACAGCGCTTTAGATGATATATATCATGCAGAAAGTTTACCTTGCGTTTTAACTCCTGAAGAAAAGAACGAATTGttgaaaaggaaagatGCAATTGATGATGATAACTTTGTTAAAAGtacaatatatttttatacaAATCTAATACAGCATAAATTTGGGGTTATAATTTCCGAACTTAGAAAAGGGAGATTGTTAAAAATACTAGATCAAAATTTGATTGGATCCCAGAGTTCCCTTTCACACTTTTTCCTATTATCTGCAGGAATAGGAATCTCCATAAATAGGATATTCCGTAGGACTGATAAAAAACCGAATATTCCAATACTTTTGCTCCACCTATTGTCAACTTCAGTGTTTTTAGAGTACACCATAGGAAATACCCTCTTTGCAAATAACTCATGGTATACAGGAAATAGGGATGAGAATGATCAAGAGCAGATTTTAACAATAACAAGCGAAAATCATAATTATACATCTATAGAAATTAGAAATTCTCCAGAATCTATAAAGGCTGCACTGGTGCTAAGATTTTGTATCGATGTTTTTTATTTCACAAGAAGTTTTACAGACAACAAATTCACTTTATCTGAAAACACCATTGTCCCTGATGTTTCTAATACCCCAAATAATCCTGACGATAGAGAAATCCTAGAAATTATGCACATGTACTGCAATACTCTAACTAACGAATCACTTCTCTATGTTAGAAATAACTACGCAATGATCTACTTTATAATGCTTCAACTTGATTGGACATCTCATAAATCTGGATTGTATGCTGAAGAAGATTATATACGCCATAACGAACTATTTAGCACATATGAGAGATATGTGTTCACAAAATATGGGCAAACTTTGGGTAAAATCCTTGAATGTAATTCTGGAAACAAATATGGGAAATTTCAATTAGCTTCTGATGAGCTTTCTCTAATGAAAAAATTTGAGAAGCACGAggaattttataaaaaggTAGCAATATCACTTTTCAgtggagaagaagaatgtatTGAtatgtttaaaatattcttcgAAGAATCATTATGGACGGACGGAGAAATGAGAATGGATGATTGCTGCCATCTAGAAGAAAAATCTCTTCTACATTCAATTCATGATTCCATCTCTACAAAACTCTTACTGCGTACAACGTATTTGTCATATATGAGTATACTAAAAGGTAATGATCATGAGGATCGCTACATGTTTTCCAATGAGGTAACGGAAATTTACTATCCAGACATAAGGATGAAATATGCATGGAATCCCTATGATGCTATATATAGTATAGAGGCAATTAATACTCTAAAAGAGCTAATATTCCGCTCCAAGTTGTCTCTATTGGAAACATGGAATAGGTAA
- a CDS encoding hypothetical protein (encoded by transcript BEWA_015990A), which translates to MSNETDSDSERKLVDIDISQARDNGSYTDTCNNTINIHKVDGKPEQGYKRYTHTPATKSHYIDGIYYSRVKQGSIKVDDSGRYEKSVTVYYLGYDATNALPLIVGLERTSGNDRYIYYTRINLSISSGWKEEDYLSVTEENQLRSKLPDLNGQLKDLVVLNLTETNSTYYANGEDTAPDSNPTLQIQVTESKIYDCYKKYTHKATGGGISTIRLLSTKNGSTNIPFDPPVYATPYNEAYVYFWIGDNNHRNPLLLELKSTARSYYRLSSAGGVGKQWIPAGGIDAENLKGELDTQNCRHNKAHIVDISQKDDTGSGSGTPYNCTGCDSKPITVTNYPATDYSYYRHYLADGYIRRLQNGGTEQAGIEFLQSMTQANVYWYPKDGEESRALLIYLPYSSRWYQRTSIDSHTWTKVGGNQLTSPFDNTTILELLKTILPTVTIDVGRTGIDSSERSITYQDPSEGSEGGRQQINITRKDIDGNYTSFVHSVLDKSFMVKEVRYNSEALPGINPSSILKSVTAYYSVDGGFTPENLLMVGLEKRGTGDDRYVYYSRDDDGATWRLDLEQTEKLENYELTQKLGQLKEKLTKLSEEKALQTRGEDGAGGHSSVTDSIQKFFQQIPNFIKSNADKIGVTGGLATVVTIVGLVKKFWGTIATTLITSV; encoded by the coding sequence ATGAGTAATGAAACAGATAGTGATTCTGAAAGAAAATTAGTTGATATAGATATTAGCCAGGCACGGGACAATGGAAGCTACACGGATACATGTAATAATACTATAAACATCCACAAGGTTGATGGTAAACCTGAACAAGGTTACAAGAGATACACTCACACCCCTGCAACCAAATCACATTATATTGatggaatatattacaGTAGAGTAAAACAGGGTAGTATAAAAGTAGATGATTCAGGTCGCTATGAAAAAAGTGTCACAGTATACTACCTTGGCTATGATGCCACTAATGCACTTCCCCTGATAGTGGGACTTGAAAGGACCAGTGGGAATGATAGGTATATTTACTATACAAGAATCAATCTTTCAATTTCCAGtggatggaaagaagaagacTATCTCAGTGTCACTGAAGAAAACCAACTCCGTTCAAAACTCCCAGATCTCAATGGCCAGTTAAAGGACCTTGTTGTACTAAATCTCACAGAAACTAATAGCACTTACTATGCCAATGGAGAAGATACCGCTCCAGACAGTAATCCAACCCTTCAAATTCAAGTCACTGAGTCAAAGATATACGATTGTTACAAAAAGTACACTCACAAAGCTACTGGAGGAGGAATATCTACTATAAGACTCCTATCCACAAAGAATGGTAGCACTAATATACCATTTGATCCTCCTGTATATGCTACACCGTACAATGAGGCTTATGTTTACTTCTGGATTGGGGATAATAATCACAGAAATCCCCTCTTACTTGAGTTAAAGTCGACTGCACGTTCCTACTATAGACTTTCTTCTGCTGGAGGAGTAGGTAAACAATGGATACCTGCTGGTGGAATAGATGCTGAAAACCTTAAGGGAGAACTTGATACACAGAACTGTAGACACAACAAGGCTCATATCGTAGATATTTCACAGAAAGATGATACTGGTAGCGGTAGTGGAACTCCTTACAACTGTACCGGTTGTGATTCTAAGCCGATTACAGTGACAAACTATCCTGCTACTGATTATTCTTACTATCGTCATTATCTTGCTGATGGATATATTCGAAGATTACAGAATGGAGGAACAGAACAGGCTGGAATTGAGTTTCTACAGAGTATGACTCAAGCCAATGTATATTGGTATCCTAAGgatggagaagagagtAGGGCACTTTTGATTTatcttccatattcatCTAGATGGTACCAAAGAACCTCCATTGATTCTCATACCTGGACTAAAGTCGGAGGTAATCAACTAACATCTCCATTTGATAATACAACTATACTAGAGCTTCTAAAGACAATACTACCAACTGTTACCATAGACGTTGGACGAACTGGTATCGACAGTAGCGAACGGAGTATTACATATCAGGATCCTTCTGAAGGAAGTGAAGGAGGAAGGCAGCAGATAAATATTACAAGAAAGGACATAGATGGGAACTATACTAGTTTTGTTCACTCTGTTCTGGATAAATCTTTTATGGTTAAGGAGGTCAGGTACAATAGTGAGGCTCTACCTGGCATAAATCCAAGTTCCATTCTTAAAAGTGTAACAGCGTACTACTCTGTTGATGGTGGATTTACGCCTGAAAATCTTCTCATGGTTGGCTTAGAGAAGAGAGGTACAGGCGATGATAgatatgtatattatagTAGAGATGACGACGGTGCTACTTGGAGACTTGATTTAGAACAGACAGAGAAACTAGAGAATTATGAACTTACTCAAAAGCTCGGACAGTTAAAGGAGAAGCTTACTAAGCTATCTGAGGAGAAAGCACTCCAAACTAGAGGTGAAGATGGCGCTGGAGGACATAGCTCTGTTACCGATAGTATACAGAAGTTTTTTCAGCAGATACCTAACTTCATTAAATCTAATGCAGATAAAATAGGTGTTACAGGAGGCTTAGCCACGGTAGTAACCATAGTTGGTCTAGTAAAAAAGTTTTGGGGTACTATAGCTACAACTCTCATTACTTCTGTGTAA
- a CDS encoding flavoprotein subunit of succinate dehydrogenase, putative (encoded by transcript BEWA_016000A), translated as MQTLLGFKVISWLYPHSNPYASLYYIFTDYTCIIIYSYTFSGYKIVHHDFDAVVVGAGGAGLRAALELSQLGYKTACISKLFPTRSHTVAAQGGINAALGNMCEDDWRWHAYDTVKGSDWLGDQDAIHYMCKQAPEAVIELENYGLPFSRTEEGKIYQRAFGGQTLKFGKGGQAYRCAAAADRTGHAMLHTLYGQALNHQCKFFIEYFLLDLIMHNGACVGCVCMRMSNGEIHVFRAPHNVLCTGGYGRCYLSCTSAHMCTGDGNAAVARAGLPLQDMEFVQFHPTGIFPAGCLITEGCRGEGGILRNAEGEAFMARYAPVAKDLASRDVVSRAMTIEIMEGRGCGPNRDHLYLDLTHLSAEVLHERLPGIVETAKIFAGVDANVQYIPVLPTVHYNMGGIPTNWKAEALSHDGKSCSTVVPGLYAAGEAACASVHGANRLGANSLLDILVFGKRAALSIHETNQAGSLPSVGAGLEASIDACVDKCVDRVENLVNGPGSTSVAELRDSMQRIMQKHVSVFRDGSSLQEGVEKLSQVCKAYKDVKVQDKSLVFNTDLYEAMELENLLTLAMQTVVSAEARKESRGAHARDDFPKRDDANWRKHTLSYMNGNLEDVKITYRDVIDSTLGGDMDTIPPFERTY; from the coding sequence ATGCAGACTTTACTTGGTTTCAAAGTGATCTCTTGGCTTTATCCGCACTCTAATCCATATGCTTCACTATATTATATATTCACCGACTACACTTGTATAATCATATATTCATACACTTTTTCAGGCTATAAAATCGTCCATCATGATTTTGATGCGGTAGTAGTTGGAGCTGGAGGTGCCGGCCTCCGCGCTGCTCTTGAGCTCTCCCAATTGGGTTACAAGACAGCTTGTATATCTAAACTATTTCCCACCCGTTCTCACACTGTAGCAGCTCAAGGCGGTATAAATGCAGCCTTAGGTAACATGTGTGAAGATGACTGGAGGTGGCATGCCTATGATACAGTCAAAGGATCAGATTGGTTGGGGGATCAGGATGCCATTCATTACATGTGCAAACAAGCACCTGAAGCAGTTATAGAACTTGAAAACTACGGACTTCCGTTCTCAAGAACGGAGGAGGGAAAGATATATCAGAGAGCCTTTGGAGGTCAGACTTTAAAGTTTGGAAAGGGTGGTCAGGCTTATCGCTGTGCAGCGGCTGCTGATAGAACAGGCCACGCTATGCTTCATACCCTTTATGGTCAAGCACTAAATCACCAATGCAAGTTTTTTATCGAATATTTTTTGCTAGACCTTATCATGCACAACGGAGCCTGTGTAGGTTGTGTATGCATGAGAATGAGTAATGGAGAAATCCATGTTTTCCGTGCTCCTCATAATGTGCTTTGCACAGGAGGTTACGGTAGATGCTATCTCTCTTGTACTTCAGCCCACATGTGCACAGGAGATGGTAATGCAGCTGTTGCTCGTGCTGGTTTGCCCCTTCAAGATATGGAATTCGTGCAGTTCCATCCGACAGGTATCTTCCCTGCTGGGTGCCTTATCACAGAGGGATGCAGAGGAGAAGGTGGTATCCTTAGAAATGCCGAAGGAGAAGCTTTTATGGCAAGATATGCTCCAGTTGCGAAGGATTTGGCGAGCAGAGACGTTGTCTCTCGCGCCATGACTATCGAGATTATGGAAGGCCGTGGATGTGGGCCAAATCGTGATCATCTTTATTTGGATTTAACACATTTGTCAGCAGAGGTTCTTCACGAGAGACTTCCTGGAATTGTCGAAACAGCAAAGATCTTTGCGGGTGTAGATGCTAATGTGCAATACATACCTGTGCTGCCAACCGTGCACTATAACATGGGCGGTATTCCAACAAACTGGAAGGCAGAGGCATTATCTCATGATGGAAAGTCTTGTTCAACTGTAGTACCAGGTTTATATGCTGCTGGAGAAGCTGCATGTGCATCAGTCCATGGAGCCAATCGTCTTGGTGCGAACTCGcttttggacattttaGTTTTTGGAAAACGTGCCGCACTTAGCATTCACGAAACGAATCAAGCTGGGTCTCTTCCAAGCGTCGGAGCTGGCCTAGAAGCATCGATCGATGCATGCGTTGATAAGTGTGTTGATAGGGTTGAAAACCTTGTAAACGGACCAGGAAGTACAAGTGTAGCTGAACTGAGAGATTCTATGCAAAGGATAATGCAAAAACATGTTTCTGTCTTCAGAGATGGAAGTTCTCTACAGGAGGGAGTTGAAAAACTCAGCCAAGTATGTAAAGCATACAAGGATGTAAAGGTTCAGGACAAGTCTTTGGTTTTTAATACTGATTTATATGAAGCTATGGAATTGGAAAACTTACTAACACTTGCTATGCAAACTGTTGTCTCTGCAGAAGCGAGAAAGGAGTCTAGGGGTGCGCATGCACGTGATGACTTCCCAAAACGTGACGATGCCAACTGGAGAAAGCATACACTTTCATACATGAACGGAAACTTGGAAGATGTTAAAATAACATACAGAGATGTAATAGACTCTACACTGGGTGGTGATATGGACACTATTCCACCGTTTGAAAGAACATACTAG
- a CDS encoding conserved hypothetical protein (encoded by transcript BEWA_016010A) — MQIVLILWVLLLGQTCSLETPQGPEEEAEEEVILDITKPNPSFIDTIARNPYGVVTKIYVPKKGYKIFSVVEKEEPIWQTDGLRCEHVAVLTRGESGTHVNVYLRDENGERVCLYYERDDEANDWDEATEGNFYSIFHQRALSEAVFDSIELDVTKRATCEMYFVADSQKLPFLLFAPNVSYRIKSVKNGTVIWNAGANDQGCIYASFYPRDIPTLAYLVIQSLAEVRDLYYKKVGNSWTSVDKNGYLADLKQAGFDESQVSDEITMDIANVDSDCFYITKYPINSYGVNSYVPSLGFKLKSIAEGNADIWKVEEGSSAKCINVNVVYKDAVFCALFILVEDPKNGRHVLYFVKNDKEWKNVSKDEYYDRIAKENGLEPLGKIENPKVVMSSFRNKDGLKIATYSSGVENSKGDVVLVHGIRSHFKSEFCSENVEWNFDNFGFPISPDIGGQFMDETHVNALITGHRHLFEHAYLEGMDAFEASPRYEYSQSLTAFFNGLGYSVYGLDLQSHGLSESFSPTRCHAREFINFALDVIQFVSIVKRGKFEDSSEKWNEEVVYENIPMDRKVFLLGNSMGGNIVFQAVQEFYKHAKEEARFVDGLISIAGMFSLDHHADTTTKKVAKHLLGAAARVQPKKENPCDKLLNYGEFFELFTRYRDPFFYAKRLTLETANALLNACNDVKKPKNLANYPKDLPTLFLHTDNDFLCDPKGPREMVNIHLKDHSDVKLVEFKASTHFLTVPHSTVLTQKYLKELLDKAIEA; from the coding sequence atgCAGATTGTATTGATACTATGGGTACTGCTTCTAGGTCAAACATGTAGTTTAGAAACTCCCCAAGGCCCCGAAGAAGAGGCTGAAGAGGAAGTCATTCTCGACATTACCAAGCCGAATCCTTCCTTCATTGATACCATTGCAAGGAACCCCTATGGAGTGGTTACAAAGATATACGTGCCAAAGAAGGGTTACAAGATCTTCTCAGTggtggaaaaggaagaaccCATTTGGCAAACGGACGGCCTCCGCTGCGAACACGTCGCCGTTTTAACACGTGGAGAGAGTGGAACTCATGTGAATGTTTATCTGAGAGACGAAAATGGTGAGAGAGTGTGCCTCTACTACGAGAGGGACGACGAGGCGAATGACTGGGACGAAGCCACTGAAGGCAACTTTTACAGCATTTTCCATCAGAGAGCATTAAGCGAGGCTGTGTTCGATTCTATAGAACTAGACGTTACTAAAAGGGCTACATGCGAAATGTACTTTGTCGCAGACTCTCAAAAACTGCCCTTTCTTCTCTTTGCCCCCAATGTCAGCTATCGCATAAAAAGCGTCAAGAATGGCACCGTCATTTGGAATGCAGGTGCTAATGACCAAGGCTGCATATACGCCTCGTTTTATCCGAGAGATATTCCCACTTTGGCCTATCTGGTTATTCAGTCCCTGGCTGAGGTCAGGGATCTCTACTACAAAAAGGTAGGTAATTCCTGGACGTCTGTTGACAAGAATGGGTATCTGGCAGATTTAAAACAGGCTGGATTTGATGAATCCCAAGTCAGTGATGAAATCACCATGGACATTGCGAATGTGGATAGTGACTGCTTCTACATTACCAAGTATCCGATAAATAGTTACGGTGTAAATTCATACGTACCGTCGCTTGGTTTTAAGCTAAAGTCCATCGCAGAAGGAAATGCAGACATTTGGAAGGTAGAGGAGGGGAGCAGTGCAAAGTGCATCAACGTAAATGTAGTTTATAAGGACGCAGTTTTTTGTGCCCTATTCATCCTCGTAGAAGACCCAAAGAATGGTCGTCATGTTCTCTACTTTGTAAAGAATgacaaggaatggaagaatgttagTAAGGATGAGTACTATGACCGTATTGCAAAGGAGAACGGTTTAGAGCCTTTAGGAAAGATTGAGAATCCAAAGGTTGTAATGAGCAGTTTTAGAAACAAGGATGGTCTAAAGATTGCAACGTATTCTTCCGGGGTAGAAAACTCCAAGGGAGATGTCGTTCTTGTTCACGGCATTCGTTCTCATTTTAAATCAGAATTTTGCTCGGAGAATGTAGAATGGAATTTTGATAACTTTGGATTTCCAATTTCTCCAGACATTGGCGGACaatttatggatgaaacACATGTGAATGCCCTCATAACTGGACATAGACACCTGTTTGAACATGCCTATCTGGAAGGTATGGATGCCTTTGAGGCATCTCCAAGGTACGAGTACAGTCAGAGTTTAACGGCATTTTTCAATGGATTAGGATATAGTGTCTATGGTTTAGACTTGCAGTCACATGGCCTTTCAGAGTCCTTCTCACCAACCAGGTGTCATGCTCgagaatttataaattttgctCTTGATGTCATTCAGTTTGTGAGTATAGTGAAAAGAGGTAAATTTGAGGATTCCTCTGAAAAGTGGAACGAGGAGGTAGTCTACGAGAACATTCCTATGGATAGAAAAGTATTTTTGCTGGGAAACTCAATGGGAGGCAATATTGTCTTTCAGGCAGTTCAGGAGTTTTACAAGCATGCAAAAGAGGAGGCAAGATTTGTGGATGGTCTAATCTCTATTGCTGGAATGTTTAGCCTGGATCATCATGCAGATACGACGACAAAAAAGGTGGCAAAACATTTACTTGGAGCTGCCGCACGGGTTCAACCTAAAAAGGAAAATCCGTGTGACAAACTTCTAAACTATGGAGAGTTTTTTGAGCTCTTCACAAGGTACAGAGATCCATTCTTTTACGCCAAAAGACTTACATTGGAAACAGCAAATGCGCTTTTGAACGCTTGCAATGATGTAAAGAAGCCCAAGAACTTGGCAAACTATCCAAAGGATCTACCAACTCTATTCTTACACACTGACAATGATTTCTTGTGTGATCCAAAAGGTCCCCGAGAAATGGTTAATATACATCTAAAGGACCATTCAGATGTAAAATTGGTGGAGTTTAAAGCGTCAACACACTTTTTGACCGTCCCTCATTCCACGGTATTAacacaaaaatatttaaaagAATTGTTAGACAAGGCGATTGAGGCCTAg